In the genome of Acidimicrobiia bacterium, one region contains:
- a CDS encoding dipeptidase encodes MHEDLARAVDDLFPSIRADLEALVRIPSVSATGFDPLEVRRSAEAVAGLLEASGYQGVRLLELEGAHPAVFGEIPGPPGAPTVLLYAHHDVQPPGDDDGWSVPPFQPEERDGRLYGRGAADDKSGVVTHVAMGRIFGANPPVGVKVFVEGEEEVGSAHLAGFLEEHLETLRADVIVIADSGNWRVGVPAITTSLRGLISVVLEVQVLEAGVHSGQFGGAIPDALTVLARILASLHDAAGNVTVPGLLSYESEALDLTEAELRAQSGVLPEVELIGSGNLTSRLWSRPAAAVLAVDAPPVERAINQLLPKARAKVSVRLAPGDDPGTAMEALVRHLESQPAWGARVTATPLESGWPFQLGDADPRLDAFRAGFAAAWEHPAVDVGMGGSIPFVAVFSELLPDAAIVLTGAADPECRAHGPDESLDLDELRRFVLAQAVSLRELAAR; translated from the coding sequence ATGCACGAAGACCTCGCCCGCGCCGTAGACGACCTCTTCCCCTCGATCCGCGCCGACCTGGAGGCACTGGTGCGCATCCCGTCGGTGAGCGCCACCGGGTTCGATCCCTTGGAGGTACGCCGCAGTGCCGAGGCGGTCGCCGGCCTCCTCGAGGCGAGCGGGTACCAGGGAGTCCGCCTCCTCGAGCTCGAAGGTGCCCACCCGGCCGTGTTCGGCGAGATACCGGGGCCGCCGGGCGCCCCCACCGTCCTCTTATACGCTCACCACGACGTGCAGCCGCCGGGCGACGACGACGGATGGAGCGTCCCTCCGTTCCAGCCGGAAGAGCGCGACGGGCGTCTCTACGGACGTGGCGCAGCCGACGACAAGAGCGGGGTCGTGACCCACGTCGCCATGGGCCGGATCTTCGGAGCGAACCCCCCTGTGGGGGTCAAGGTGTTCGTGGAAGGCGAGGAGGAGGTCGGGTCCGCCCACCTCGCCGGGTTCCTCGAGGAGCACCTCGAGACCCTGCGGGCCGATGTGATCGTCATCGCCGACTCGGGGAACTGGAGGGTCGGGGTCCCCGCCATCACCACCTCGCTTCGCGGCCTGATCTCGGTCGTGCTCGAGGTGCAGGTCCTGGAGGCGGGCGTCCACTCCGGACAGTTCGGTGGGGCGATACCCGACGCCCTCACCGTCCTCGCCCGAATCCTCGCCTCCCTGCACGACGCTGCGGGAAATGTCACCGTTCCCGGGCTGCTCTCATACGAGTCGGAGGCGCTCGACCTCACCGAGGCCGAACTGCGCGCCCAGTCCGGCGTGCTGCCCGAGGTGGAACTGATCGGCAGCGGAAACCTCACGTCGCGGCTCTGGTCCCGTCCGGCCGCCGCCGTCCTCGCCGTCGACGCACCGCCGGTGGAACGAGCCATCAACCAGCTGCTCCCCAAGGCGCGGGCCAAGGTGAGTGTCCGCCTCGCCCCGGGGGACGACCCGGGCACCGCCATGGAGGCCCTGGTCCGCCACCTCGAATCACAGCCCGCCTGGGGGGCCAGGGTGACCGCCACCCCCCTCGAGTCGGGGTGGCCGTTCCAGCTGGGTGATGCCGATCCCCGGCTCGACGCCTTTCGCGCCGGGTTTGCCGCCGCCTGGGAGCACCCGGCGGTGGACGTCGGAATGGGCGGCTCGATCCCGTTCGTGGCCGTCTTCTCCGAGCTGCTGCCCGACGCTGCCATCGTGCTCACCGGCGCTGCCGATCCGGAGTGCCGAGCACACGGCCCCGACGAGAGCCTGGACCTCGACGAGCTGCGGCGCTTCGTGCTCGCCCAGGCGGTGTCGCTGCGGGAGCTGGCGGCACGATGA
- a CDS encoding metal-dependent hydrolase, which yields MSGHEITWLGHAAVRIRLTDGTTCLIDPWLSGNPACPAAFHQPDRADAIFITHGHFDHIGDTGGLAEAHDPKIFAIHEVSAYLESRGVGNCVGLNKGGAVEAPGGIRGHLVEAVHSSGISGDGGIVPGGEAAGWVLELPGGPTIYHAGDTAVFSDLALIGELYSPEVAFLPIGGHYTMGPDHAARAARMLGVSAVVPIHFGTFPILAGTPTALATALEGSGIRMVEATPGDPVEL from the coding sequence ATGTCCGGACACGAGATCACCTGGCTGGGGCACGCCGCCGTGCGAATCCGCCTCACCGACGGCACCACCTGCCTCATCGACCCCTGGCTGTCCGGAAACCCGGCGTGTCCCGCCGCGTTCCACCAGCCCGACAGGGCCGATGCCATCTTCATCACCCACGGTCACTTCGACCACATCGGCGACACCGGCGGCCTGGCGGAGGCTCACGACCCCAAGATCTTCGCCATCCACGAGGTCTCGGCGTACCTCGAGTCGAGAGGCGTCGGCAACTGCGTGGGTCTCAACAAGGGCGGGGCCGTCGAGGCGCCGGGAGGCATTCGCGGGCACCTGGTGGAAGCCGTGCACTCGTCGGGGATCTCGGGCGATGGAGGGATCGTCCCCGGCGGCGAAGCGGCGGGTTGGGTCCTGGAGCTGCCCGGTGGGCCCACCATCTATCACGCCGGCGACACGGCGGTCTTCTCCGACCTGGCCCTCATCGGCGAGCTGTACTCGCCCGAGGTGGCCTTTCTCCCCATTGGTGGTCACTACACGATGGGCCCGGACCACGCCGCTCGGGCCGCCCGCATGCTTGGAGTGAGCGCGGTGGTCCCCATCCACTTCGGCACCTTCCCCATCCTGGCGGGTACCCCGACGGCGCTCGCCACCGCCCTCGAGGGCTCGGGGATCCGCATGGTGGAGGCGACCCCTGGGGATCCGGTCGAGCTCTGA
- a CDS encoding TIGR03620 family F420-dependent LLM class oxidoreductase — translation MRLDAPVPALGKVGVWSWSLVDRPAPEVRSAVVAIEQMGFRAVWFPESRGREAFTTAAIVLSATERLAAVTGIANVWARDPDAATGAAVALGEAWPGRFVLGLGVSHAPSVAARGGSYRRPMEQMIGYLDGMERARFVGPEADPPVPVVLAALGPKMLRLAAERTAGAHPYFVPVEHTRFARQVMGPGAWLAPEQAVVLETDPGLARALARNHMERYLLLDNYRRNLIRLGWSEAQIDAGGSDDLVDAIVAWGDADAIADRVRSHLEAGADHVGIQVLSEKAFPLDDLATLANRLL, via the coding sequence ATGAGGCTCGATGCCCCGGTGCCCGCCCTGGGGAAGGTGGGTGTGTGGTCCTGGTCGCTGGTCGACCGCCCGGCCCCCGAGGTGCGCTCCGCCGTCGTCGCCATCGAACAGATGGGCTTTCGCGCCGTGTGGTTCCCGGAGAGCCGCGGGCGAGAGGCCTTCACCACGGCGGCGATCGTGCTCTCCGCAACCGAACGGCTCGCCGCCGTCACCGGGATCGCCAACGTCTGGGCGCGCGATCCCGACGCCGCCACGGGGGCCGCCGTAGCCCTCGGCGAGGCGTGGCCGGGGCGCTTCGTGCTCGGCCTCGGCGTAAGCCACGCGCCATCGGTGGCGGCGCGGGGCGGTTCGTATCGCAGACCTATGGAGCAGATGATCGGCTACCTCGACGGGATGGAGAGGGCGCGCTTCGTGGGACCGGAGGCCGACCCGCCGGTGCCGGTGGTCCTCGCCGCCCTGGGGCCGAAGATGCTGCGGCTGGCCGCCGAGCGCACCGCCGGGGCCCATCCCTACTTCGTCCCGGTGGAGCACACCCGCTTCGCCCGCCAGGTCATGGGGCCCGGAGCCTGGCTGGCCCCGGAGCAGGCGGTGGTGCTCGAGACCGATCCCGGCCTCGCCCGTGCCCTGGCGCGCAACCACATGGAGCGCTATCTGCTCCTCGACAACTACCGGCGCAACCTGATTCGCCTCGGCTGGAGCGAGGCGCAGATCGACGCCGGGGGCTCCGACGACCTGGTCGACGCCATCGTCGCCTGGGGAGACGCCGACGCCATCGCCGACAGGGTGCGATCACACCTGGAGGCGGGCGCCGACCACGTCGGGATCCAGGTGCTCTCCGAAAAGGCCTTCCCTCTGGACGATCTGGCGACCCTCGCCAACCGGCTGCTCTAG